One genomic segment of Bradyrhizobium prioriisuperbiae includes these proteins:
- a CDS encoding helix-turn-helix transcriptional regulator, with product MSRLIGDIYDAALNPSLWADVLKDIAAFTQGQSAGFAIQNSLTKKARVVQTYGCDPRYLQLQIDIYAKFDPTSDLFLFEPEQVVSIADFMPYEDYLQTRYCCEWAAPQGWVDWASAVLEKSATDHAVFRVYRRKSNGIVDDEMRRRMRIVVPHVRRAVVIGGLIDLRTAEAAAFADVLDDLSPGMFLVDARGQIVHANGSGHDLLGQGDVLCDSNNLLTAVDTQANQALREVIAQASDGDDAVGARGIVVPLSAPAPEQWLAHILPLTSGARQRTGQTYSAVAAVFARKTAFDAPTTLERLAKRYRLTPSELRVLDAILNVGGAVIAAEALGISEATVKTHLQHLFEKTGARRQADLVKLVAAHHSPFRSS from the coding sequence GTGTCCCGCCTGATCGGCGATATCTACGATGCGGCGCTCAATCCCTCCCTGTGGGCCGACGTACTTAAGGACATCGCAGCCTTCACGCAGGGGCAGTCGGCCGGATTTGCGATCCAGAATTCACTGACCAAGAAAGCGCGAGTGGTCCAAACCTATGGCTGCGATCCCCGTTACCTGCAGCTTCAGATTGATATCTACGCGAAGTTCGATCCGACCTCGGATCTGTTCCTGTTTGAACCGGAGCAGGTGGTCAGCATCGCGGACTTCATGCCTTACGAAGACTATCTCCAAACTCGCTACTGTTGCGAGTGGGCTGCACCCCAGGGCTGGGTGGATTGGGCCAGCGCCGTGCTGGAAAAGTCGGCGACGGACCACGCGGTTTTCAGGGTCTACCGGCGCAAGAGCAACGGGATTGTCGATGACGAGATGCGCCGCCGCATGCGGATTGTGGTGCCGCATGTGCGCCGCGCCGTTGTCATCGGCGGCCTGATCGATCTGCGCACTGCGGAGGCGGCAGCCTTCGCTGACGTGCTCGACGATCTGAGCCCCGGGATGTTCCTGGTGGACGCGCGGGGACAGATCGTCCACGCCAACGGCAGCGGCCATGACCTGCTCGGCCAGGGCGACGTACTCTGCGACTCCAACAATCTGCTGACCGCCGTCGATACCCAGGCGAATCAGGCCCTGCGCGAAGTGATTGCGCAGGCAAGCGATGGCGACGACGCGGTGGGCGCGCGGGGCATTGTAGTTCCGCTGTCCGCCCCCGCGCCGGAACAATGGCTGGCCCATATCCTGCCACTCACATCGGGTGCGCGACAGCGAACCGGGCAGACTTATTCAGCGGTCGCAGCGGTGTTCGCGCGCAAGACGGCCTTCGACGCACCCACCACCCTCGAAAGGCTGGCAAAACGCTACCGGTTGACGCCGAGCGAGCTGCGCGTGCTCGACGCCATCCTCAATGTCGGCGGCGCGGTGATAGCGGCCGAAGCCCTCGGCATTTCAGAAGCCACGGTCAAAACCCATTTGCAGCATCTGTTCGAAAA